From Enhydrobacter sp., the proteins below share one genomic window:
- a CDS encoding aldolase, giving the protein MAHAINAAKARLRKNQLAVGIGIRLVRNVDIIKVMKAAGFDWLFLDLEHGIMSIETAAEICVAAQDSGIAPIVRVPHGELAMATRLLDGGALGIVIPHVDTADEAREIADRLRYPPLGHRSVGGGQAQFDYQPMKMGEFIKRANDNVLITVMIETPKAVRNADAIAAVPGIDSLLIGSSDLSVELGIPGETGHEKIQSAVDRVVAACRKHGKFPGMGGAYSEELLGLYIGKGMKFLLAGNDLPMLTGAARAHHDKVRAMAKAKPARRR; this is encoded by the coding sequence ATGGCCCATGCCATCAACGCCGCCAAGGCGCGATTGAGGAAGAACCAGCTTGCCGTGGGCATCGGCATCCGGCTGGTGCGCAATGTCGACATCATCAAGGTGATGAAGGCGGCCGGCTTCGACTGGCTGTTCCTCGATCTCGAGCACGGGATCATGTCGATCGAGACGGCGGCGGAGATTTGTGTAGCGGCTCAGGATTCCGGTATCGCGCCGATCGTGCGCGTTCCCCACGGTGAGCTCGCCATGGCGACGCGGCTGCTCGACGGCGGCGCGCTCGGAATCGTGATCCCCCATGTCGACACCGCCGACGAGGCGCGCGAGATCGCCGACAGGCTTCGCTACCCGCCACTCGGCCACCGCTCGGTCGGCGGCGGCCAGGCGCAGTTCGACTACCAGCCGATGAAGATGGGCGAGTTCATCAAGCGGGCGAACGACAACGTCCTAATCACGGTGATGATCGAGACGCCCAAGGCGGTGCGGAACGCCGACGCCATCGCGGCGGTGCCCGGCATCGACAGTCTGCTGATCGGCTCGTCCGATCTGTCGGTCGAGCTCGGCATCCCCGGCGAAACCGGCCACGAGAAAATCCAGTCCGCGGTAGATCGCGTCGTCGCCGCCTGCCGGAAGCACGGCAAGTTCCCCGGCATGGGCGGCGCCTACAGCGAGGAACTGCTGGGGCTCTATATCGGCAAAGGCATGAAGTTCCTGCTCGCGGGGAACGACCTGCCCATGCTCACCGGCGCCGCGCGCGCTCATCATGACAAGGTACGCGCGATGGCGAAGGCAAAGCCGGCGAGGAGGAGGTAG